One Methylosinus sp. C49 DNA segment encodes these proteins:
- the rsmD gene encoding 16S rRNA (guanine(966)-N(2))-methyltransferase RsmD: MRIVAGSFRGRVLKTPQSQAIRPTSDRLRESVFDILAHAYDDPVPGARVVDLFAGTGALGLEALSRGAAKILFIDDGVEARALLRANVETLGAGGVTRVFRRDATKLGLAPPGELFTLAFLDPPYGRDLATRALRSLVEGGWLAEGALVVVEEAADVPLSLPEGIVEEERRRYGDTQIVIARRVRMDSTSLPA, from the coding sequence ATGCGCATCGTCGCCGGCAGCTTTCGCGGCCGCGTGCTGAAGACGCCGCAATCGCAGGCGATCCGTCCTACTTCGGATCGCCTGCGCGAATCCGTCTTCGACATTCTCGCCCATGCCTATGACGATCCGGTTCCGGGCGCGCGCGTCGTCGATCTCTTCGCCGGCACCGGCGCGCTCGGCCTCGAGGCCTTGTCGCGCGGCGCTGCGAAAATCCTCTTCATCGATGATGGCGTGGAGGCGCGCGCGCTGCTGCGCGCCAATGTCGAGACGCTGGGCGCGGGCGGCGTGACGCGCGTCTTTCGGCGTGACGCGACCAAGCTCGGCCTCGCGCCGCCGGGCGAATTGTTCACGCTTGCTTTTCTCGATCCGCCCTATGGGCGCGATCTCGCCACGCGCGCGCTGCGCTCGCTCGTCGAAGGCGGCTGGCTCGCCGAGGGCGCGTTGGTCGTCGTCGAGGAGGCGGCGGACGTCCCTCTCTCCTTGCCCGAGGGAATCGTCGAGGAAGAGCGCCGCCGCTACGGCGACACGCAGATCGTCATCGCGCGTCGCGTCAGAATGGATTCCACGTCGCTTCCGGCGTGA
- a CDS encoding pseudouridine synthase: MTDKKPERPARRKDGGDQPPRRRAPAKQPPAAEPDAAASAFEGERIAKVMARAGACSRRDAEIWVAEGRVSVNGRVLDSPAFNVQEGDRIEVDGQPLAEREPTRLFLFHKPAGLVTSAKDPEGRETVFGFLEERFPDLPRLVSVGRLDINTEGLLLLTNDGGLARTLELPATGWTRRYRVRAHGEIDQAQLDALKKGVTVDDVDYAPIDAKLDRVQGANVWISMALREGKNREIKRVLEHLGLDVNRLIRISFGPFQLGELEEGVVEEVRLKTLREQLGKGLAELAGVDFSSSRRDSDEPPHVAAEEARQRAKTRTRKHVTTLRAEREETRGKGPRARIERAATSDRKGRAVSVEKIVPVRRAEEPATTRNARRFRAERIEGEERPARVSGERKERFERSERGPRREGEGRPPRREGAASRPRAGERTERFDRGERRGSSFGAGDGPRRERAPRREGEGRPPRREGAAARASSGERTERFERGERRGSSFSAGEGPRRERAPRREGEGRPPRREGAAARASSGERTERFDRGERRGSGFGAGDGPRRERAPRREGEGRPPRREGAEQRPRGERTERFDRGERRGSSFSAGEGPRRERAPRREGEGRPPRREGAAARAPSGERAERKSFGERKSSGAGKSSGAGKSFAGKSFVGKGAGKRFDSGDAPRGERAPRKSGEGRPRRDGDARPSSGERRGPPRSGAGKGPGRGGLGGKGPAGKGAGKGPRKPGGAPRKPR, encoded by the coding sequence ATGACCGACAAAAAGCCAGAAAGACCCGCCCGCCGTAAGGACGGCGGCGACCAGCCGCCGCGTCGCCGCGCCCCGGCCAAACAACCGCCTGCGGCCGAGCCCGACGCCGCCGCCAGCGCCTTCGAGGGCGAACGCATCGCCAAGGTCATGGCGCGCGCCGGCGCCTGCTCGCGCCGCGACGCCGAGATCTGGGTCGCGGAAGGGCGCGTTTCCGTCAACGGCCGCGTGCTGGACAGCCCCGCCTTCAATGTGCAGGAGGGCGACCGCATAGAGGTGGACGGCCAGCCGCTCGCCGAGCGCGAGCCGACGCGCTTGTTTTTGTTCCACAAGCCGGCCGGCCTCGTCACCAGCGCCAAGGACCCGGAGGGACGGGAGACCGTCTTCGGCTTCCTCGAGGAGCGCTTTCCCGATCTGCCGCGCTTGGTGAGCGTCGGGCGGCTCGACATCAATACCGAAGGCCTGCTGCTGCTGACCAATGACGGCGGCCTCGCGCGCACGCTCGAGCTTCCGGCGACGGGCTGGACGCGGCGTTACCGCGTGCGCGCCCATGGCGAGATCGACCAGGCGCAATTGGACGCGTTGAAAAAGGGCGTCACCGTCGACGATGTCGATTACGCGCCGATCGACGCCAAGCTCGATCGCGTCCAGGGCGCCAATGTCTGGATCAGCATGGCGCTGCGCGAGGGCAAGAATCGCGAGATCAAGCGCGTGCTCGAGCATTTGGGCCTCGACGTCAATCGGCTGATTCGCATTTCCTTCGGCCCCTTCCAGCTCGGCGAGCTGGAGGAGGGCGTCGTCGAGGAGGTGCGGCTGAAGACCTTGCGCGAGCAGCTCGGCAAGGGCTTGGCCGAGCTCGCCGGCGTCGATTTCTCGTCGTCGCGCCGCGACTCGGACGAGCCGCCGCATGTCGCCGCCGAGGAGGCGCGTCAGCGCGCCAAGACGCGCACGCGCAAGCATGTCACGACCCTGCGCGCCGAGCGCGAGGAAACGCGCGGCAAAGGCCCGCGCGCCCGCATAGAGCGCGCCGCCACCAGCGATCGCAAGGGTCGCGCCGTGTCGGTCGAGAAGATCGTGCCCGTGCGCCGCGCCGAGGAGCCGGCGACGACGCGCAACGCCCGCCGCTTCCGCGCCGAGCGGATCGAGGGAGAAGAGAGGCCCGCGCGCGTTTCCGGCGAGCGCAAGGAGCGATTCGAGCGGAGCGAGCGCGGCCCTCGGCGCGAGGGCGAAGGACGTCCGCCGCGTCGCGAGGGCGCTGCTTCGCGTCCGCGCGCTGGCGAGCGGACCGAGCGTTTCGATCGCGGCGAGCGTCGCGGGTCGAGCTTCGGCGCCGGCGACGGGCCGCGCCGCGAGCGCGCTCCGCGTCGCGAGGGCGAGGGGCGTCCGCCGCGTCGCGAAGGAGCGGCCGCCCGTGCATCCTCGGGCGAGCGGACGGAGCGTTTCGAGCGCGGCGAGCGTCGCGGGTCGAGCTTCAGCGCGGGCGAAGGGCCGCGCCGTGAGCGTGCGCCGCGTCGCGAGGGCGAAGGGCGTCCGCCGCGTCGCGAAGGAGCGGCGGCTCGCGCATCATCTGGCGAGCGGACGGAGCGTTTCGATCGCGGGGAGCGTCGTGGTTCGGGCTTCGGCGCCGGCGATGGGCCGCGCCGTGAACGCGCGCCGCGTCGTGAGGGCGAAGGTCGTCCGCCGCGTCGCGAGGGGGCGGAGCAGCGTCCGCGCGGCGAGCGGACAGAGCGTTTCGATCGTGGCGAGCGTCGCGGGTCGAGCTTCAGCGCGGGCGAAGGGCCGCGCCGTGAACGCGCGCCGCGTCGTGAGGGCGAGGGGCGTCCGCCGCGTCGCGAAGGAGCGGCTGCCCGTGCGCCTTCTGGCGAGCGCGCCGAGCGCAAGAGCTTCGGCGAGCGCAAGAGTTCCGGCGCGGGCAAGAGTTCCGGCGCGGGCAAGAGCTTCGCGGGCAAGAGCTTTGTGGGCAAGGGCGCCGGCAAGCGTTTCGACTCCGGCGATGCGCCGCGGGGCGAGCGCGCGCCGCGCAAGTCGGGCGAGGGCCGGCCGCGTCGTGACGGGGATGCGCGTCCGTCGTCGGGCGAGCGTCGCGGTCCGCCGCGGAGCGGCGCGGGCAAGGGGCCGGGTAGAGGCGGACTGGGCGGCAAAGGGCCGGCGGGCAAAGGCGCCGGAAAAGGGCCGCGCAAGCCCGGCGGCGCGCCGCGCAAGCCGCGCTAG
- a CDS encoding UDP-N-acetylglucosamine 1-carboxyvinyltransferase, protein MAHLIVHGGRPLSGRIIPSANKNAVLPILCATLLTREPLRIHGVPEITDVKKILELFRTLGSDVRMDFATGLLELRHEDTRFDPSIHRLPAEMRSSIMLAPPLLARFGVARIEDDVKGCTLGAREIDPHIEVLKSFGATIERSDDSLVIRSDGPLRATRHWLDYASVTTTENFVLCAALASGQSKLNNAASEPHVQEFCAFMETLGARISGIGTSQLTIDGVDSLSGGEFHLTEDFHEVATFLALGAITGGGVEVKNSAPDQFPLIDRTFAKFGVHVVHEDGWSKTRANGPLKVAEPFTRNVLQKVEAAPWPYLPVDLLPIFIALGVKAEGSVMFWNKVYDGALGWTGELSKFGAHVFLSDPHRLIAFGGKPLVPAQVESPYIIRVAIALLMLAASIEGRSMIHNATPIKRAHPRFVENLRMLGAEVEWTGGD, encoded by the coding sequence ATGGCTCATCTGATCGTGCATGGCGGACGTCCGCTCAGCGGCAGGATCATCCCTTCCGCGAATAAGAACGCCGTGCTGCCCATTCTCTGCGCCACGCTGCTGACCAGAGAGCCGCTGCGCATCCATGGCGTGCCGGAGATCACGGACGTCAAGAAGATCCTGGAATTGTTCCGCACGCTCGGCAGCGACGTGCGGATGGATTTTGCGACCGGCCTGCTCGAGCTGCGCCATGAGGACACGCGCTTCGATCCGTCCATCCATCGCCTGCCGGCGGAGATGCGCTCCTCCATCATGCTGGCCCCGCCGCTGCTCGCGCGCTTCGGCGTCGCCCGCATAGAGGACGACGTAAAGGGCTGCACGCTCGGCGCGCGCGAGATCGACCCGCATATAGAGGTGCTGAAATCCTTCGGCGCGACGATCGAGCGCAGCGACGATTCGCTCGTCATCCGCTCCGACGGCCCGCTGCGCGCGACGCGGCATTGGCTCGACTACGCCTCCGTCACCACCACGGAGAATTTCGTGCTGTGCGCGGCGCTGGCGAGCGGCCAGTCCAAGCTCAACAACGCCGCCTCCGAGCCGCATGTGCAGGAGTTCTGCGCCTTCATGGAGACGCTCGGCGCGCGCATCTCCGGCATCGGCACCTCGCAGCTCACCATAGACGGGGTCGATTCGCTCTCCGGCGGCGAGTTCCATCTCACGGAAGACTTCCACGAGGTCGCGACCTTTCTGGCGCTGGGCGCGATCACCGGCGGCGGCGTCGAGGTGAAGAATAGCGCGCCCGATCAGTTTCCGCTGATCGACCGAACCTTCGCGAAATTCGGCGTGCATGTCGTCCATGAGGACGGCTGGTCCAAGACCAGGGCCAATGGCCCGCTGAAAGTGGCCGAGCCCTTCACCCGCAATGTGCTGCAAAAGGTGGAGGCGGCGCCCTGGCCCTATCTGCCGGTCGATCTTCTGCCCATCTTCATCGCGCTCGGCGTCAAGGCCGAGGGCAGCGTGATGTTCTGGAACAAGGTCTATGACGGCGCGCTCGGCTGGACCGGCGAGCTCTCCAAATTCGGCGCGCATGTGTTTCTGTCGGACCCGCATCGGCTCATCGCCTTCGGCGGCAAGCCGCTGGTCCCGGCGCAGGTGGAGAGCCCCTATATCATCCGCGTCGCCATCGCTCTGCTGATGCTGGCGGCGAGCATCGAAGGGCGCTCGATGATCCATAACGCCACGCCGATCAAGCGCGCGCATCCGCGCTTCGTCGAGAATTTGCGCATGCTCGGCGCGGAGGTGGAATGGACCGGCGGGGATTGA
- a CDS encoding helix-turn-helix domain-containing protein → MTKKATPSEATSRLREAILETAGDMRRLGIMDEASHAKITLRQLDKDCAPAPSPITGEEIRDLREKARLSQAVFARYLNLTVGYVSQLERGAKRPSGPALVLLDLIRRKGIEAIF, encoded by the coding sequence ATGACAAAGAAAGCGACGCCTAGCGAGGCTACGAGCCGTTTGCGTGAGGCCATTCTCGAAACCGCGGGAGACATGCGCCGCCTCGGAATCATGGACGAGGCGAGTCATGCGAAGATCACATTGCGTCAGCTGGACAAGGACTGCGCGCCTGCGCCCTCGCCGATCACGGGCGAGGAAATCCGCGACCTCCGCGAGAAGGCGCGGTTGAGCCAAGCGGTTTTCGCCCGCTATCTCAATCTTACGGTGGGCTATGTCTCTCAGCTCGAGCGCGGCGCAAAACGGCCGAGCGGCCCCGCGCTCGTTCTGCTCGACCTCATCCGCCGCAAGGGCATAGAAGCGATCTTCTAG
- a CDS encoding type II toxin-antitoxin system RelE/ParE family toxin, whose amino-acid sequence MRVFKIRWFARFARSERIDDESLSEAIGRAARGLIDADLGGGLIKQRVARRGRGRSGGYRMIIAFRVEERAVFLYGFAKNERENIEPDELEDLRLVARGWLEATSERIEAALEDGAIQEVRHDKESDA is encoded by the coding sequence GTGCGCGTCTTCAAAATCAGATGGTTCGCGCGGTTCGCCCGCAGTGAGCGGATCGACGACGAGAGCTTGAGCGAGGCGATCGGGCGCGCAGCGCGCGGCCTCATCGACGCTGATTTGGGCGGCGGCCTCATCAAGCAGCGCGTCGCCAGACGGGGCCGAGGACGTTCCGGCGGCTATCGCATGATCATCGCCTTTCGCGTCGAGGAGCGCGCTGTTTTTCTTTACGGCTTCGCCAAGAACGAAAGGGAAAATATCGAGCCGGACGAATTGGAGGATTTGCGCCTCGTGGCGCGCGGATGGCTCGAAGCGACATCGGAACGCATCGAGGCGGCTCTCGAGGATGGAGCAATTCAGGAGGTGCGACATGACAAAGAAAGCGACGCCTAG
- a CDS encoding nucleoside deaminase has translation MTDPLTAAFDAARDAFAANEVPVGAAIARNGEIIAVAGNRTLRDKDPTAHAEMLAIRAACATLGSERLVDCDLYVTLEPCAMCAAAISFARIRRLYYSAEDLKGGGVDHGARFFSQKTCHHAPEVYGGLRESEAAELLRAFFQARR, from the coding sequence ATGACCGACCCCCTCACCGCCGCCTTCGACGCCGCGCGCGACGCCTTCGCGGCGAATGAAGTGCCCGTCGGCGCGGCCATCGCGCGCAATGGCGAGATCATCGCCGTCGCCGGCAATCGCACCTTGCGCGACAAGGACCCCACGGCTCATGCGGAGATGCTCGCCATTCGCGCCGCCTGCGCGACGCTCGGGAGCGAGCGGCTCGTCGATTGCGATCTCTATGTCACGCTCGAGCCCTGCGCCATGTGCGCGGCGGCGATCTCCTTCGCGCGCATTCGCCGGCTCTATTATTCGGCGGAAGACTTGAAGGGCGGCGGCGTCGATCATGGCGCGCGATTCTTCTCGCAGAAGACCTGCCATCACGCGCCGGAGGTCTATGGCGGCTTGCGCGAGAGCGAGGCGGCCGAGTTGCTGCGCGCCTTTTTTCAGGCGCGGCGCTGA
- a CDS encoding patatin-like phospholipase family protein: MSEFPFRVAVALGGGGARGLAHISVLETLDELGVRPCAIAGTSIGAIIGAAYAAGFSGAELRAHAEAAFRNRMRLARRLLRSRARRRARTFSDLAHPALIDAERFLDAFWPQGMPETFEALHIPFTAVTTDFRLRREAAISSGPLYPAVGGSMAIPGLVRPVAYGDSFLIDGGLVNPLPYNHLVGCADIVLAVDVSGTASGRARNRPPSPIETIIVASQIMMNAISERMIEESPPDILISPAVNQYLALDLFKAKRIFEAGDACRAQVIEGLQGAAARLSLQRRA, from the coding sequence ATGAGCGAATTTCCCTTCCGCGTCGCTGTGGCGCTCGGCGGCGGCGGCGCGCGCGGCCTCGCCCATATCTCCGTGCTGGAGACGCTGGACGAATTGGGCGTGCGCCCCTGCGCCATCGCCGGCACGTCGATCGGTGCGATCATCGGCGCCGCTTACGCCGCCGGCTTTTCCGGCGCGGAGCTGCGCGCCCATGCGGAGGCGGCGTTTCGCAATCGCATGCGTCTCGCGCGGCGCTTGCTGCGCTCGCGGGCGCGACGGCGGGCGCGCACCTTCTCCGATCTCGCGCATCCGGCGCTCATCGACGCCGAGCGTTTCCTCGACGCCTTTTGGCCGCAGGGCATGCCGGAGACATTCGAGGCGCTGCACATTCCCTTCACCGCTGTGACGACGGATTTTCGCCTGCGCCGCGAGGCGGCGATCTCTTCCGGCCCGCTATATCCGGCGGTCGGCGGCTCCATGGCGATTCCGGGCCTGGTGCGGCCGGTCGCTTATGGCGACAGCTTTCTGATCGACGGCGGCCTCGTCAATCCGCTGCCCTACAATCATCTCGTCGGCTGCGCCGATATCGTGCTCGCTGTCGATGTCTCGGGAACAGCGAGCGGGCGCGCGCGCAATCGTCCGCCCTCGCCGATAGAGACGATCATCGTCGCCAGCCAGATCATGATGAACGCCATCAGCGAGCGCATGATCGAGGAGAGCCCGCCCGACATTTTGATCTCGCCCGCGGTCAATCAATATCTCGCGCTCGATCTCTTCAAGGCCAAGCGCATCTTCGAGGCGGGCGACGCCTGCCGCGCGCAGGTGATCGAAGGATTGCAGGGCGCCGCCGCGCGGCTTTCGCTTCAGCGCCGCGCCTGA
- a CDS encoding alpha/beta hydrolase produces the protein MSDLADLFPGFASHWIDAPAGSIFARSGGSGPPLLLLHGFGETHVAFARIAPRLAERFFVVAMDLRGYGWSSAPASEKGEAYTKRAQGEDAVVVMERLGHVRFSLVGHDRGARVGFRLALDHPGRLEKLALLDIAPLEESLGDANLARLGRARLLSQPAPKPEQLIGLDPKGFLADALASGTKSGTLDAFDTRAFAHYCAAFDEPSRIHAFCEDFRAGAGPDRALDLADRAAGKKIVVPTLTLWGAASFSGHGAALLEQWREWADDLRGAEIDSGHYLAEEAPEATFAALDLFL, from the coding sequence ATGTCAGATCTCGCAGATCTTTTTCCCGGCTTCGCCTCGCATTGGATCGATGCGCCCGCCGGCTCCATTTTCGCCCGCTCCGGCGGCTCCGGTCCGCCGCTGCTGCTGCTGCACGGCTTCGGCGAAACGCATGTCGCTTTCGCGCGGATCGCGCCGCGGCTCGCCGAGCGTTTCTTCGTCGTGGCCATGGATCTGCGCGGCTATGGCTGGTCCTCCGCGCCTGCGAGCGAGAAGGGCGAGGCCTATACGAAGCGCGCGCAGGGCGAGGACGCCGTCGTCGTGATGGAGCGGCTCGGCCATGTGCGCTTCTCGCTCGTCGGCCATGATCGCGGCGCACGCGTCGGCTTTCGGCTGGCGCTCGATCATCCGGGGCGGCTGGAGAAACTCGCTCTGCTCGATATAGCGCCGCTCGAGGAATCGCTCGGCGACGCAAATCTCGCGCGCCTCGGCCGCGCGCGGCTCTTGTCGCAGCCGGCGCCCAAGCCCGAGCAATTGATCGGCCTCGATCCCAAAGGCTTTCTCGCCGATGCGCTGGCGAGCGGAACCAAGAGCGGAACGCTCGACGCTTTCGATACGCGGGCCTTCGCCCATTATTGCGCCGCCTTCGACGAACCCTCGCGCATTCACGCCTTTTGCGAGGATTTTCGCGCCGGCGCGGGGCCGGACCGCGCGCTGGACCTCGCCGATCGTGCGGCGGGCAAGAAGATCGTCGTCCCCACTCTCACGCTTTGGGGCGCGGCGAGCTTTTCCGGCCATGGCGCCGCTCTGCTGGAGCAATGGCGCGAATGGGCGGATGATCTTCGCGGCGCCGAGATCGACAGCGGCCATTATCTCGCCGAGGAGGCGCCCGAGGCGACATTCGCCGCGCTCGACCTTTTTCTATGA
- a CDS encoding (2Fe-2S)-binding protein has product MIVCSCNVLSDGQVREALGGRSDRPSVGAIFRHMGCEPRCGRCARNISAIVDQHAAVPSDHCSGAGECDNCRADELAA; this is encoded by the coding sequence ATGATCGTCTGCTCTTGCAATGTGCTCTCGGACGGCCAAGTCCGCGAAGCTCTCGGAGGAAGATCGGATCGCCCCAGCGTCGGCGCGATCTTCCGGCATATGGGGTGCGAGCCGCGTTGCGGCCGATGCGCGCGCAACATCAGCGCGATCGTCGATCAGCATGCGGCGGTCCCATCCGATCATTGCAGCGGAGCCGGCGAATGCGATAATTGTCGGGCCGACGAATTGGCTGCATGA
- the bfr gene encoding bacterioferritin translates to MRGDAKLLEYLNRGVRAELTAINQYWLHYRILDNWGFKELGKKWRHESIEEMEHADKFVHRILFLEGFPNMQSLDPLRIGQSVEEIIRLDLATEVDARALYLEAAAYALSINDRVSKLLFEEVVESEERHIDFLETQLELIKQLGVQLYSQKHMGDLS, encoded by the coding sequence ATGCGCGGTGACGCGAAGCTCTTGGAATATCTGAACCGTGGCGTCCGCGCCGAGCTGACGGCGATCAATCAATATTGGCTGCATTATCGCATTCTCGATAATTGGGGCTTCAAGGAGCTCGGCAAGAAGTGGCGTCACGAATCCATCGAGGAGATGGAGCACGCCGATAAATTCGTGCATCGCATCCTCTTCCTCGAAGGCTTCCCGAACATGCAGAGCCTCGATCCTCTGCGCATCGGCCAGTCGGTCGAGGAGATCATCCGCCTCGATCTCGCCACGGAAGTCGACGCCCGCGCTCTCTATCTCGAGGCGGCGGCCTATGCGCTGTCGATCAACGACCGCGTCAGCAAGCTGCTGTTCGAAGAGGTCGTCGAGAGCGAGGAGCGTCATATCGACTTCCTCGAGACGCAGCTCGAGCTGATCAAGCAGCTCGGCGTGCAGCTCTACTCGCAAAAGCACATGGGCGACCTCTCGTAA
- a CDS encoding MFS transporter, with protein MTNFERTDAADRLAEPKLSLLQASIYAIVGVQLPFFAIWLSSRGLDALEIAALMAVQPVIRIVSMLVASHRADRIGDHGALLVGCVAAMAAAFAMMGLSTGFVPLLVAAAMVALAQGPLGPLADGVTFGEARRRRDLGLPQLHYSWVRGWGSVAILVFLILSGPVAGSLPVEDIIWLLTGVAVLACAAGLVSLIGLARPPVISGRRRAAPMERVEIVALVIGAATLVQSSHAMVNTFGALHWKAMGHDDTFIAFAWVAALATEVVVFLMAGRWFGGERNAAYFLVAGGIGAVVRWMLMAADLPPTGIFLAQALHGASCAAVQIGPAYLLAELGGKDRLAQSQAWLAAAIAGGTSLLTFSSGPLYSAAGEHGYLAMAAVAFVGLLLAAAVVQITSGHRAKAEPLETRADAEPERSSA; from the coding sequence TTGACGAATTTCGAAAGAACGGACGCGGCCGATCGTCTGGCCGAGCCCAAATTGTCTCTGCTGCAGGCGTCCATCTATGCGATCGTCGGCGTGCAATTGCCCTTTTTCGCCATTTGGCTCTCGTCGCGCGGGCTCGACGCGTTGGAGATCGCGGCTCTGATGGCTGTGCAGCCGGTCATTCGCATCGTCTCCATGCTGGTCGCTTCGCATCGCGCCGACCGCATCGGCGACCATGGCGCGCTTCTCGTCGGCTGCGTCGCGGCCATGGCGGCGGCCTTCGCCATGATGGGCCTGTCCACGGGCTTTGTCCCGCTGCTCGTCGCGGCGGCGATGGTCGCGCTGGCGCAGGGGCCACTGGGGCCGCTCGCCGATGGCGTCACCTTCGGCGAGGCGCGCCGCCGGCGCGATCTCGGCCTGCCGCAGCTGCATTATTCCTGGGTGCGAGGCTGGGGCTCCGTCGCCATCCTCGTTTTTCTCATTCTGAGCGGTCCCGTGGCCGGCAGCCTGCCGGTCGAGGACATCATCTGGCTGCTGACGGGCGTCGCCGTTCTGGCCTGCGCCGCAGGCCTCGTCTCGCTCATCGGCCTCGCGCGGCCGCCCGTTATCTCCGGGCGCCGTAGGGCCGCGCCGATGGAGCGCGTCGAGATCGTCGCGCTGGTCATCGGCGCAGCGACCCTCGTCCAGAGCTCGCACGCCATGGTCAACACTTTCGGCGCCTTGCATTGGAAGGCGATGGGGCACGACGACACTTTCATCGCTTTCGCCTGGGTGGCGGCGCTGGCGACCGAGGTCGTGGTGTTTCTGATGGCGGGCCGCTGGTTCGGCGGCGAGCGGAACGCGGCCTATTTTCTCGTCGCGGGAGGCATAGGCGCGGTTGTGCGCTGGATGCTGATGGCCGCCGACCTGCCCCCGACCGGCATTTTTCTTGCCCAGGCGCTGCATGGCGCCTCATGCGCGGCGGTGCAGATCGGCCCGGCCTATCTGCTCGCCGAGCTCGGCGGCAAGGATCGGCTCGCCCAATCGCAGGCTTGGCTCGCGGCGGCGATCGCCGGCGGAACCAGCCTGCTCACATTCTCGTCTGGCCCGCTCTATTCCGCGGCCGGCGAGCACGGCTATCTGGCGATGGCCGCGGTCGCTTTTGTCGGCCTTCTGCTCGCGGCCGCGGTCGTTCAGATCACCTCGGGTCATCGTGCGAAGGCCGAGCCGCTGGAGACTCGCGCCGACGCCGAGCCGGAGCGCAGCAGCGCCTGA
- a CDS encoding XRE family transcriptional regulator — MGVEGREKQKILEAGALALSGQLGATVQRLRKAYNLSLSELSQQSGVAKSIISQIERNETNPTLATIWRLAQALDVSIERVLQTTEDEPFLEKTSRADTPILVSDDGKCRLEIIGWIKTVEWLQCYEFSADPGGTLESEAHQRGSVESLSMREGELEVEVAGAKEIVRAGETLRYRCDRPHVIRNLGRTAAHATMVCILKAAAME, encoded by the coding sequence ATGGGCGTGGAAGGCCGCGAAAAGCAGAAGATACTGGAAGCGGGAGCCTTGGCTTTGTCCGGGCAGCTCGGCGCGACTGTCCAGCGTCTGCGCAAGGCCTATAATCTGTCGCTGTCGGAACTCTCCCAGCAGTCCGGCGTCGCTAAATCGATCATCAGCCAGATCGAGCGCAACGAGACCAATCCGACGCTCGCCACCATCTGGCGCCTCGCCCAGGCTCTCGATGTGTCCATCGAGCGTGTGCTGCAGACCACGGAGGACGAGCCCTTCCTCGAGAAGACCAGCCGAGCGGACACGCCGATCCTGGTGTCCGACGACGGCAAGTGCCGGCTCGAGATCATCGGATGGATCAAGACCGTAGAATGGCTGCAATGTTATGAATTCTCCGCCGATCCAGGTGGAACTCTCGAATCCGAGGCGCATCAGCGCGGCTCTGTCGAGAGCCTGTCCATGCGCGAGGGCGAGCTCGAGGTGGAGGTCGCCGGCGCCAAGGAAATCGTGCGCGCGGGCGAGACGCTGCGTTATCGCTGCGACCGCCCGCATGTGATCCGCAATCTCGGGCGGACCGCCGCCCATGCGACCATGGTCTGCATTCTCAAAGCCGCCGCTATGGAGTGA
- a CDS encoding UDP-2,3-diacylglucosamine diphosphatase, which produces MTANDSLADSQSAKRFRTLFLSDLHLGTRGLQAELLLDFLKHHDADTIYLVGDIVDGWRLKGGWYWPQAHNDVVQKLLRKARKGARVVYVPGNHDEFARDYTGMEFGGVEVADTDIHETADGKKMLVIHGDQFDIVVRHARWLAFLGDWAYEAALFANTWANRVRRLFGVEYWSFSAWAKLKVKNAVNFIGDFEQTLAAEAARRGVDGVVCGHIHHATIRHIEGMLYVNTGDFVESCTAIAEHSDGRFEILYWRKTAKEQQAAAEAAAQQPPALPQARAAA; this is translated from the coding sequence ATGACCGCAAACGATTCATTGGCCGATTCGCAGAGCGCCAAGCGCTTCAGGACGCTGTTCCTGTCGGATCTCCATCTCGGCACGCGAGGGCTTCAAGCCGAGCTTCTGCTCGACTTTCTGAAGCATCACGACGCCGACACCATCTATCTCGTCGGCGATATCGTCGACGGCTGGCGCCTGAAGGGCGGCTGGTATTGGCCGCAGGCGCACAATGACGTCGTGCAGAAGCTGCTGCGCAAGGCGCGCAAGGGCGCGCGCGTCGTCTATGTTCCCGGCAATCACGACGAATTCGCCCGCGACTATACGGGCATGGAGTTCGGCGGCGTCGAGGTCGCGGACACCGACATTCACGAGACCGCCGACGGCAAGAAAATGCTCGTCATCCATGGCGATCAGTTCGACATTGTGGTGCGGCACGCGCGCTGGCTCGCCTTTCTCGGCGATTGGGCCTATGAGGCCGCGCTGTTCGCCAACACATGGGCCAATCGCGTGCGCCGCCTGTTCGGCGTCGAATATTGGTCCTTCTCCGCCTGGGCAAAGCTGAAGGTGAAGAACGCCGTGAACTTCATCGGCGATTTCGAGCAGACGCTGGCGGCGGAAGCGGCGCGGCGCGGCGTGGACGGCGTCGTCTGCGGCCATATTCATCACGCGACGATCCGCCACATAGAGGGCATGCTCTATGTGAACACCGGCGATTTCGTCGAGAGCTGCACGGCGATCGCCGAGCATTCCGACGGCCGCTTCGAGATCCTCTATTGGCGCAAGACCGCCAAGGAGCAGCAAGCGGCGGCAGAAGCCGCCGCGCAGCAGCCGCCGGCCCTGCCGCAGGCGAGGGCCGCCGCCTGA